A genomic segment from Bdellovibrionales bacterium encodes:
- a CDS encoding NADH-quinone oxidoreductase subunit J, with amino-acid sequence MIVYAGAVMVLFVMVLMLFDLKREMMAFSRGIFSGFLKLTSAGAILGLVFGAAERSTEMMKAPSVSSSVAASGYSSEMKQLTQILFSEYLLEFEILGVLLLLIAVGVVAVSRARGNSCTHLRH; translated from the coding sequence TTGATTGTGTACGCCGGAGCAGTGATGGTCCTTTTTGTGATGGTTCTGATGCTATTTGATTTAAAAAGGGAAATGATGGCTTTCTCGCGAGGAATTTTCTCTGGTTTTTTAAAACTCACAAGCGCCGGAGCCATATTGGGTTTGGTATTTGGGGCGGCGGAGCGCTCTACCGAGATGATGAAAGCTCCCTCGGTGTCTTCTTCGGTGGCAGCCTCAGGCTATTCATCAGAAATGAAGCAACTGACTCAAATACTGTTTTCGGAGTATCTGTTAGAATTTGAGATTCTTGGGGTGCTGCTGCTTCTGATAGCGGTAGGAGTAGTGGCAGTATCACGAGCAAGGGGGAACTCATGCACGCACTTGAGGCATTAA